The following are encoded together in the Monodelphis domestica isolate mMonDom1 chromosome 5, mMonDom1.pri, whole genome shotgun sequence genome:
- the LOC100015840 gene encoding olfactory receptor 2AP1-like produces the protein MKNLTTLTEFILLGLTDASEFQIVIFLFLFLTYMFSIMGNLIIIILTLVDSHLQTPMYFFLRNFSILEILFTSVFTPRLLFSITTGSKTISFVACFIQYFFAIFLGATEFYLLTAMSYDRYVAICKPLHYTTIMSSKVCILLIFFSWLVGFLIAAPAIIMASHLNFCSSNTMNHYYCDTAPLLKLSCSDTGLVELVDSLLAIVTLLVTLTLVILSYANIMQTILRFPSAQQRKKAFSTCSSHMIVISLSYGSCMFMYIKPSAKEDVTFHKGVGILQTSIAPLLNPFIYTLRNKQVIQAFKDLVQKITSH, from the coding sequence ATGAAAAACCTTACTACATTGACTGAGTTCATCCTACTGGGCCTGACAGATGCCTCTGAGTTTCAGATTgtgattttcctctttctctttctcacctaCATGTTTAGCATCATGGGCAATCTGATCATCATCATCCTCACATTGGTAGACTCTCATCTGCAAACTCCCATGTATTTCTTCCTTCgaaatttttccattttagaaattcTCTTCACatctgtttttactcccagacTGTTGTTCAGTATCACCACAGGAAGCAAAACCATAAGCTTCGTTGCCTGCttcattcaatatttttttgccatattCCTAGGGGCCACTGAGTTTTATCTCCTTACTGCCATGTCCTATGATCGCTATGTTGCCATCTGCAAGCCCCTACATTACACAACCATCATGAGCAGCAAAGTCTGTATCCTGCTCATCTTCTTTTCTTGGTTGGTTGGGTTCCTGATTGCTGCCCCAGCAATTATAATGGCAAGTCATCTGAATTTCTGCTCATCCAATACCATGAATCATTATTACTGTGACACTGCTCCACTTTTGAAGCTCTCCTGTTCAGACACGGGTCTGGTAGAGCTAGTCGATTCTCTCTTAGCCATTGTGACACTTCTGGTCACTCTAACTTTGGTGATTCTCTCCTATGCAAACATCATGCAGACCATTCTTAGATTTCCTTCTGCTCAACAAAGGAAAAAGGCCTTTTCTACTTGTTCCTCCCACATGATAGTCATCTCCCTCTCTTATGGCAGCTGCATGTTTATGTACATTAAACCTTCAGCAAAAGAAGATGTCACTTTCCATAAGGGCGTAGGTATCCTCCAAACCTCAATTGCTCCCCTCCTAAATCCATTCATTTATACCCTAAGGAACAAACAAGTGATTCAAGCTTTCAAGGACTTAGTCCAAAAGATCACAAGTCACTAA
- the LOC130454777 gene encoding olfactory receptor 6C4-like — MENITTLTDFVLLGLTDAPDFQVVLFLFLFLIYVFSVISNLTIITLTIMDAHLQTPMYFFLRSFSILEIFNTTVFTPRLLHSIATGNKTISFAGCFIQYFFAIFLGATEFYLLAAMSYDRYVAIKKPLHYTTIMNNRVCLLLVLCSWLAGFLIALPAVIMLSLLDFCSSNIINHYYCDTTPILKLSCSETDLVELVDSLFAIVTLMATLGLVIFSYSNIIQTILRFPSAQQRKKAFSTCSSHMIVISLSYGSCIFIYIKPSAKEDFSFQKEVSLLPIVITPLLNPFIYTLRNKQVIQAFKDLIQKILSHG, encoded by the coding sequence ATGGAAAATATCACCACTTTGACAGACTTCGTTCTTCTGGGTCTCACCGATGCCCCCGATTTCCAAGTtgtactttttctctttctctttcttatctatGTATTCAGTGTCATCAGCAACCTGACCATTATCACTCTCACTATTATGGATGCCCACCTGCAGACTCCCATGTATTTCTTCCTTCGGAGTTTTTCCATCCTAGAAATTTTCAACACAACTGTGTTTACTCCCAGGCTCCTACACAGTATTGCAACAGGCAACAAAACCATCAGCTTTGCTGGATGCTTCATTCAGTACTTTTTTGCCATATTTCTGGGGGCCACAGAGTTTTACCTTCTGGCTGCCATGTCCTATGACCGCTATGTTGCCATCAAAAAGCCCCTGCATTACACAACCATCATGAACAATAGAGTATGCCTCCTCCTAGTTCTGTGCTCTTGGCTGGCTGGGTTTCTGATTGCTTTACCAGCAGTCATAATGCTAAGCCTTCTGGATTTCTGTTCATCTAATATAATAAATCATTATTACTGTGATACTACTCCAATTCTGAAGCTCTCTTGCTCAGAGACAGACCTAGTAGAGTTGGTTGATTCTCTTTTTGCTATAGTAACACTGATGGCCACCTTAGGGTTAGTGATTTTCTCCTACTCTAACATTATCCAGACAATTCTCAGATTTCCTTCTGCTCAGCAAAGGAAAAAGGCCTTTTCTACCTGTTCTTCTCATAtgattgtcatttccctttcttaTGGCAGTTGTATTTTCATATACATTAAGCCTTCAGCAAAGGAAGACTTCAGTTTCCAAAAAGAAGTAAGTTTACTCCCAATTGTCATCACTCCCCTACTGAATCCCTTCATTTACACCCTAAGGAATAAACAAGTGATACAAGCCTTCAAGGATTTGATTCAAAAGATCCTGAGTCATGGATAA
- the LOC130454778 gene encoding olfactory receptor 2AP1-like produces the protein MKNLTILTDFILLGLTDVTELKIVLFFFLFLIYIFSIISNLTIITLTVLDSHLQTPMYFFLRNFSILEMFYITIFTPRILLSISTGNKTISFVGCFLQYFFAIFLGATEFYLLAAMSYDLYVAIKKPLHYTTIMSNRVCTLLVLCSWLAGFLIASPAVLMASLLDFCSSNIINHYYCDTSPLLKLSCSDTGLAELVDSLLAIVTLMTTLGLVIFSYSNIIQTIMRFPSVQQRKKAFSTCSSHMVVISLSYGSCLFIYIKPSAKEDFTFQKEVSIFPTSITPLLNPFIYTLRNKQVIQALKNLVQKIIKH, from the coding sequence ATGAAAAATCTCACCATATTGACTGATTTCATTCTTCTGGGACTGACAGATGTCACTGAGTTAAAGAttgtactttttttctttctctttctcatctacATATTCAGCATCATAAGCAACTTGACCATTATCACTCTGACTGTTCTGGACTCCCACCTCCAGACTCCCATGTATTTCTTTCTTCGGAATTTTTCCATCTTGGAAATGTTCTACATAACTATTTTTACTCCCAGAATCCTACTGAGCATCTCAACGGGAAACAAAACCATCAGCTTTGTTGGCTGCTTCCTTCAGTACTTTTTTGCCATATTTCTAGGAGCCACAGAGTTTTATCTTCTGGCTGCCATGTCCTATGACCTCTATGTTGCCATCAAAAAACCCCTGCATTACACAACTATCATGAGCAACAGGGTCTGCACCCTGCTAGTCTTATGCTCTTGGCTGGCTGGGTTCCTGATAGCTTCTCCAGCAGTCCTAATGGCTAGTCTTCTGGACTTCTGCTCATCCAATataataaatcattattattGTGATACTAGTCCTCTTCTGAAGCTATCCTGCTCAGACACAGGGCTGGCAGAGCTGGTTGATTCTCTCTTAGCCATAGTGACATTGATGACCACCTTGGGGTTAGTGATTTTCTCCTACTCAAATATTATCCAGACGATTATGAGGTTTCCTTCAGTCCAGCAAAGAAAAAAGGCTTTTTCTACCTGCTCTTCCCACATGGTTGTCATTTCTCTCTCCTATGGTAGCTGTCTTTTCATATATATTAAACCCTCAGCAAAGGAAGATTTCACATTCCAAAAGGAAGTGAGTATTTTCCCAACTTCCATCACCCCTCTGCTGAACCCTTTCATTTACACCCTAAGGAACAAACAAGTGATACAAGCCTTGAAGAATTTGGTCCAAAAGATCATTAAACATTGA